One window of uncultured Trichococcus sp. genomic DNA carries:
- a CDS encoding sodium:alanine symporter family protein, whose translation MMEIVKWLNDTIIWGIPMLILMLGTGLYLTVKTKAVIFIRFGTVMANTLATVLRKPKEIEAGTITPFQAVCTALAGTVGTGNIVGVAVAINVGGPGAIFWMWISAVLGMVTKYAETTLALAYREKNAKGEYVGGPMYYISKGLGWPKLAYLFCLLTAFSSIGGGNIVQANAVAGSLKDAVSIPALASGLLLALFVALVVAGGIKRIASVAEKLIPFMSLIYTGAAIFILIVQRSQIPSALATIFTDAFTGTAAVGGFTGASLLYAARIGVARGVFTNEAGLGSAPIAHSTANTDHPARQGCWGAFEVFFDTIIMCTITALVIIISGTWKDASIDGTEMSNRAFSAVIPGGEYIISIGIVLFAFATIIAWYYYSEKAIEYIGGQKAILVYRIFFIGSLVYGAVATVDAVWEISDLFNGLMAIPNLIALIGLIGPIVALTNDFFADPGTIRPKDQSYTALLQIKIQNPSGKNEK comes from the coding sequence ATGATGGAAATCGTAAAATGGCTGAATGACACGATCATCTGGGGCATCCCCATGCTGATCCTGATGCTGGGGACCGGGCTCTATCTGACGGTCAAAACCAAAGCCGTCATCTTCATCCGCTTCGGGACGGTGATGGCCAACACGCTGGCGACGGTTTTACGGAAGCCAAAAGAAATCGAAGCCGGCACGATCACCCCCTTCCAGGCGGTCTGCACGGCCCTGGCGGGAACAGTCGGGACCGGGAATATCGTCGGTGTGGCCGTTGCCATCAACGTCGGTGGGCCAGGCGCCATCTTTTGGATGTGGATTTCCGCTGTTCTCGGCATGGTCACGAAATATGCGGAAACAACCTTGGCGCTCGCCTACCGCGAGAAGAACGCAAAGGGTGAATATGTGGGCGGTCCCATGTATTACATCAGCAAAGGCCTTGGTTGGCCGAAGCTGGCCTATCTTTTCTGCCTGTTGACGGCTTTTTCTTCGATCGGCGGCGGCAACATCGTCCAGGCGAACGCCGTAGCCGGCAGTCTGAAGGATGCCGTTTCCATTCCAGCTTTGGCAAGCGGATTGCTTTTGGCTCTCTTTGTGGCCTTGGTCGTGGCGGGGGGCATCAAGCGGATCGCAAGCGTAGCGGAAAAATTGATCCCCTTCATGTCGCTGATCTATACCGGCGCCGCCATCTTTATCCTGATTGTGCAGCGCAGCCAAATCCCCTCCGCTCTCGCTACGATTTTCACGGATGCCTTCACCGGCACGGCAGCTGTCGGTGGTTTTACGGGAGCTTCCTTGCTGTATGCGGCCCGGATCGGTGTCGCCCGGGGAGTATTCACGAATGAAGCGGGCCTCGGGAGCGCTCCGATTGCCCACTCCACCGCCAACACCGATCATCCAGCGCGCCAAGGCTGCTGGGGGGCTTTCGAAGTCTTCTTCGATACGATCATCATGTGCACCATCACCGCTTTGGTGATCATCATCAGCGGAACCTGGAAGGACGCCTCGATCGATGGCACGGAAATGTCCAATCGGGCTTTCAGCGCCGTCATCCCAGGCGGGGAATACATCATTTCGATCGGCATCGTCCTGTTCGCCTTCGCGACCATCATCGCCTGGTATTATTATTCCGAAAAAGCGATCGAATATATCGGCGGCCAAAAAGCGATCCTTGTCTATAGGATCTTTTTCATCGGTTCCCTCGTCTACGGAGCAGTCGCGACCGTGGATGCCGTCTGGGAGATTTCCGATCTGTTCAACGGTCTGATGGCCATCCCGAACCTGATTGCTTTGATTGGCCTGATTGGACCTATCGTCGCATTGACGAACGATTTCTTCGCCGATCCCGGAACGATCCGGCCGAAGGATCAATCCTATACCGCTCTCCTTCAAATCAAAATCCAGAACCCTTCCGGCAAGAATGAGAAATGA
- a CDS encoding DUF2254 domain-containing protein, with the protein MLQAFRLTFEEKRMWMTLGGSVLFAFVLAIGVILLDTRLITALDYFPAFLLTSVNLAKSILSLLAGSLFSVATFTFATMLSVISFYSSNFSPRTVENFLLHKTSMQTLGIFLGGFIYCLSSLFFMRSSENEQLVISATVALIYALACVVYFIKFVYNVATSVQLEKLVNKVYKEADTIVDETIAYFQEKPVFDHLPQLETLHQYTLRADKNGYVEYINFDRLVELSTEFEGIMVLRFRMGEFLSVNEPLAIFYTNRKLEDEPRLQEVLNRSLTYETEPSTMFDPNFARKKLVEIALRAVSPGINDPNTAIHILHYKALLDAKFARLPGRFVLMGEEKKDFDEETLRYSGCVFYDFNNFSKDLYESYWQLIHYMKTDISGVVALFDSLLTVAYAAHPKKLSYIKDYSNYLSNLTSPNFTERLDRQNIEERQEHILGITCDEQK; encoded by the coding sequence GTGCTGCAGGCATTCCGATTGACTTTTGAAGAAAAGCGGATGTGGATGACTTTGGGCGGCAGTGTCCTCTTTGCGTTCGTGCTGGCGATCGGGGTCATTCTGCTCGACACGCGGCTGATCACGGCGCTTGATTATTTTCCGGCCTTTTTGCTGACGAGCGTCAACTTGGCCAAATCCATACTGAGCCTGTTGGCGGGGTCCCTCTTTTCAGTGGCCACCTTTACGTTTGCTACGATGCTGTCCGTCATTTCCTTCTACTCCTCCAACTTCAGTCCGCGTACAGTCGAAAATTTTCTTTTGCACAAGACCTCCATGCAGACGTTGGGAATTTTTCTGGGGGGCTTCATTTACTGTCTTTCATCCTTATTCTTTATGCGCAGTTCGGAAAATGAGCAGCTGGTCATCTCCGCGACGGTCGCCCTTATATATGCCCTAGCCTGTGTCGTCTACTTCATAAAGTTCGTCTATAATGTTGCAACGTCTGTGCAATTGGAAAAACTGGTGAATAAAGTCTACAAAGAGGCGGATACGATAGTCGATGAGACGATCGCATACTTTCAGGAGAAACCGGTGTTTGACCATCTTCCCCAATTGGAGACTTTGCATCAGTACACGCTCCGTGCGGATAAAAATGGTTATGTGGAATATATCAACTTCGACCGTTTAGTGGAGCTGAGCACAGAATTTGAAGGGATTATGGTATTGCGCTTCAGGATGGGGGAATTTCTTTCCGTCAATGAACCGTTGGCCATTTTTTACACGAACCGGAAATTGGAGGATGAGCCGCGGTTGCAGGAAGTGCTGAACCGCAGCTTGACTTACGAAACGGAACCCTCCACGATGTTCGATCCGAATTTTGCCCGTAAAAAATTGGTGGAGATTGCGTTGCGGGCAGTTTCGCCGGGAATCAACGATCCGAATACGGCGATTCACATCCTGCATTACAAGGCTTTATTGGATGCCAAGTTTGCCCGTCTGCCTGGAAGATTTGTTTTGATGGGAGAGGAAAAGAAGGACTTCGACGAGGAAACATTGCGTTACAGCGGCTGCGTATTCTATGACTTCAATAATTTCTCCAAAGACTTATATGAAAGCTATTGGCAGCTGATCCACTACATGAAGACGGATATTTCCGGAGTTGTGGCCCTGTTTGATTCGTTGCTGACGGTCGCTTATGCGGCTCATCCGAAGAAATTGAGCTATATAAAGGATTACAGCAATTATCTGTCCAATCTGACGAGTCCGAATTTCACGGAAAGATTGGACCGGCAAAACATCGAGGAGCGGCAAGAGCATATTCTGGGGATCACATGCGATGAACAAAAATAA